The following coding sequences lie in one Amycolatopsis cihanbeyliensis genomic window:
- a CDS encoding response regulator: protein MAEPIRVLVVDDQQVIREGLVALLGLVEGVEVTGAAGDGAAALEALVRDRVDVVLMDLRMPGLDGVAATERISRDHPETAVVVLTTYSDDDSIAGALRAGARGYLTKDAGRTEITAALHSAAAGQSTFAADVSSRLVAALDPPAGDRVPPDGLTAREAEVLGLIGAGLSNAEIAGRLFIGETTVKTHINNAFAKIGVRNRAEAVRYAYRNDLSGS from the coding sequence ATGGCTGAACCGATCAGGGTGCTCGTCGTGGACGACCAGCAGGTGATCCGGGAGGGGCTGGTCGCGCTGCTCGGCCTGGTCGAGGGCGTCGAGGTGACCGGCGCCGCGGGGGACGGTGCCGCCGCGCTGGAGGCGCTCGTCCGCGACCGGGTCGATGTGGTGCTGATGGATCTGCGGATGCCGGGGCTCGACGGGGTGGCCGCGACCGAGCGGATCAGCCGCGACCACCCGGAAACCGCGGTCGTCGTGCTGACCACCTACTCCGATGACGACTCGATCGCCGGCGCGCTGCGCGCGGGCGCGCGCGGCTACCTGACCAAAGACGCGGGCCGGACCGAGATCACCGCGGCACTGCACTCGGCCGCGGCCGGGCAGTCCACCTTCGCCGCGGATGTCTCCAGCCGGCTCGTCGCCGCGCTGGACCCACCCGCGGGCGACCGCGTGCCGCCGGACGGTCTCACCGCCCGCGAGGCCGAGGTACTCGGGCTGATCGGTGCCGGGTTGAGCAATGCCGAGATCGCCGGCCGGCTGTTCATCGGCGAAACCACGGTCAAGACGCACATCAACAACGCCTTCGCCAAGATCGGGGTTCGTAACCGGGCCGAGGCCGTGCGGTATGCGTATCGCAACGATCTGTCCGGTTCTTGA
- a CDS encoding ATP-binding cassette domain-containing protein: MTVTKLYWTTLGKQWRGGLVLLGCSVLEGAPAFLSGRLVQLAVDGGFGAGRPAIGVAWLLVFGAVAVLGAFGSRLVWNRLGTIIEPLRDTLVGAVVRGVLRGGAAHRNRPDASGVARITQHIEVIRDATAGLLVQARGMVVTTVSALAGLFTVAGTLAWVVAVPVVASMVLFACLLPTLAGRQRALAIADERTAESAGEVLAGLRDVVACGAEPTAIAAVDARIDAQATAKVRMAVATAMRTLVIAIGAFLPLVLVLVMAPGMVAAGQLTAGAALGSLVYLASTMQPALQGLASTASTVVLRLLVALRRLGEAGAGAGAVPEAGTRVPDGRELVARGLTFGWGAHAEPIVADLDLDLSPGDHLAVVGPSGIGKSTLAGLVTGMLAPERGEVRLGGVPVREIRPDSRHRLIALTPQESYVFAGTVRENLSLFAPSASESHLLAAAEAVGAGRLVERLGGLNGSVAHGGEGLSTGEVQLLALARLYASPAEVIVLDEATANLDAAAEARVERAFAERGGVLVVIAHRLSSALRADRVLVMDGRDTLLGGHGELLVSSPRYAELMQAWDGSLTRVPPAALPASRAAAR, encoded by the coding sequence GTGACGGTCACGAAGCTGTACTGGACGACACTCGGCAAGCAATGGCGCGGCGGCCTGGTGCTGCTCGGGTGCTCCGTGCTGGAGGGCGCTCCCGCGTTCCTCTCCGGGCGGCTGGTCCAGCTCGCCGTGGACGGCGGGTTCGGTGCGGGACGACCGGCGATCGGCGTGGCCTGGCTGCTGGTCTTCGGCGCGGTCGCCGTGCTCGGCGCGTTCGGCTCCCGGCTGGTCTGGAACCGGCTCGGCACCATCATCGAACCGCTGCGCGACACCCTGGTCGGTGCCGTGGTGCGGGGCGTGCTGCGCGGCGGAGCCGCACACCGGAACCGGCCGGACGCCAGCGGGGTCGCCCGGATCACCCAGCACATCGAGGTGATCCGGGACGCCACCGCCGGCCTGCTGGTGCAGGCGCGGGGCATGGTGGTGACCACGGTGAGCGCGCTCGCCGGGCTGTTCACCGTGGCCGGGACACTCGCCTGGGTGGTCGCGGTCCCGGTGGTGGCCTCGATGGTGCTCTTCGCCTGCCTGCTGCCGACCCTGGCCGGCAGGCAGCGGGCACTCGCCATTGCCGACGAGCGGACCGCCGAGTCCGCGGGCGAGGTACTCGCCGGCCTGCGCGACGTGGTCGCCTGCGGGGCCGAGCCCACCGCGATCGCCGCCGTGGACGCCCGGATCGACGCGCAGGCCACGGCGAAGGTCCGGATGGCGGTGGCGACCGCGATGCGCACCCTGGTCATCGCGATCGGTGCCTTCCTGCCCCTGGTACTGGTGCTGGTCATGGCGCCGGGCATGGTCGCGGCCGGGCAGCTCACCGCGGGTGCCGCGCTCGGCTCGCTCGTCTACCTGGCCAGCACCATGCAACCCGCGCTGCAGGGGCTCGCCTCCACCGCGAGCACCGTGGTGCTGCGGCTGCTGGTCGCGTTGCGTCGGCTGGGTGAGGCCGGTGCGGGCGCGGGCGCCGTACCGGAGGCCGGTACCCGGGTCCCGGACGGTCGCGAGCTGGTCGCGCGCGGGCTGACCTTCGGGTGGGGCGCGCACGCCGAACCCATCGTCGCGGACCTCGACCTCGACCTTTCCCCCGGCGACCACCTGGCCGTGGTCGGGCCGAGCGGTATCGGCAAGTCGACCCTGGCCGGGCTGGTCACCGGGATGCTCGCCCCGGAGCGGGGGGAGGTACGGCTGGGCGGGGTGCCGGTGCGCGAGATCCGGCCGGACTCGCGGCACCGGTTGATCGCGCTGACCCCGCAGGAGTCCTATGTCTTCGCCGGCACGGTGCGGGAGAACCTTTCCCTCTTCGCGCCGTCGGCCAGTGAGTCCCACCTGCTCGCGGCGGCCGAGGCGGTCGGCGCGGGCCGGTTGGTGGAGCGGCTCGGCGGGCTGAACGGCTCGGTCGCGCACGGTGGCGAGGGGCTGTCCACCGGCGAGGTGCAACTGCTCGCGCTGGCCAGGCTCTACGCGAGCCCGGCCGAGGTGATCGTGCTGGACGAGGCCACCGCCAACCTGGACGCCGCGGCCGAGGCCAGGGTCGAGCGGGCTTTCGCCGAGCGGGGCGGGGTGCTCGTGGTGATCGCGCACCGGCTCAGTTCCGCGCTGCGGGCCGACCGGGTGCTGGTGATGGACGGCCGGGACACCCTGCTCGGCGGGCACGGTGAACTGCTGGTCTCCTCGCCGCGCTACGCCGAGCTGATGCAGGCGTGGGACGGCTCACTCACCCGGGTTCCACCAGCAGCGCTGCCAGCGAGTCGCGCAGCCGCCCGCTGA
- a CDS encoding SapB/AmfS family lanthipeptide has translation MEHVLDLQNLESADTPEYGGPSHGGGASNLSLIASCANSTVSLLTCH, from the coding sequence ATGGAGCACGTTCTCGACCTGCAGAACCTCGAGTCCGCCGACACGCCGGAGTACGGCGGCCCGAGCCACGGTGGTGGCGCCAGCAACCTGAGCCTGATCGCCTCCTGCGCGAACAGCACCGTCAGCCTGCTGACCTGCCACTGA
- a CDS encoding sensor histidine kinase, whose protein sequence is MTEAKRRWRLPDNLAPGWLVVQLFGTVFLAATLLTAREDEPWIWACYGACAACWTVFVLAGSRAPRFAAAMLGVAAALPTLATGPADDMTPAILGAIALGRFAALEAPGVTTIVLTGTGGTVLATASGVLAGLPADKVLGTPVVLLLFMLFGLHQRQYRVRARQAEQLLEQTRLAQAEHARAAALDERTRIAREIHDVLAHSLGALGVQLELAEAQLAEKSDVDGSLGTVRRARRLASDGLAEARNAVAALRRDVPALTEALAELAARHRRDHGTPVDFRTDGVPRAVSSATAVSLSAGAREALTNAARHAPGAAVTMVLGFGAGRVSLRVVNERTGARPARAPGFGLTGLRERIALAGGTLTAGSEGRDWRVSAEVPDG, encoded by the coding sequence ATGACCGAAGCGAAGCGCCGGTGGCGGCTACCGGACAACCTCGCGCCGGGATGGCTGGTCGTGCAGCTGTTCGGCACGGTGTTCCTCGCGGCGACGCTGCTCACCGCCCGCGAGGACGAGCCGTGGATCTGGGCCTGCTATGGCGCCTGCGCCGCCTGCTGGACCGTGTTCGTGCTCGCCGGGTCCAGGGCACCCCGGTTCGCCGCGGCCATGCTGGGGGTGGCCGCGGCCCTGCCCACCCTGGCCACCGGGCCCGCCGATGACATGACCCCGGCCATCCTCGGGGCGATCGCGCTCGGCCGGTTCGCCGCGCTCGAGGCGCCCGGCGTCACCACGATCGTGCTGACCGGGACGGGTGGCACCGTCCTCGCCACGGCCTCCGGCGTGCTGGCCGGGCTCCCCGCCGACAAGGTGCTGGGCACCCCCGTGGTGCTGTTGCTGTTCATGCTGTTCGGGCTGCACCAGCGGCAGTACCGGGTGCGGGCGAGGCAGGCCGAGCAACTGCTCGAGCAGACCCGGCTGGCGCAGGCGGAACATGCCCGCGCCGCCGCGCTGGACGAGCGCACCCGGATCGCGCGGGAGATCCACGACGTGCTGGCGCACTCCCTCGGTGCCCTCGGCGTCCAGCTCGAGCTCGCCGAGGCGCAACTTGCCGAGAAGTCCGATGTGGACGGTTCGCTGGGTACGGTGCGGCGGGCGCGGCGGCTCGCCTCGGACGGGCTCGCCGAGGCGAGGAACGCCGTTGCCGCGCTGCGCAGGGACGTGCCCGCGCTGACCGAGGCGCTGGCCGAACTCGCCGCGAGGCACCGCAGGGATCACGGCACGCCGGTGGACTTCCGTACCGACGGGGTGCCACGCGCGGTGTCCTCGGCCACCGCCGTCTCACTTTCCGCGGGCGCGCGGGAGGCACTCACCAACGCCGCGCGGCACGCGCCGGGCGCGGCGGTCACCATGGTGCTGGGTTTCGGCGCCGGTCGGGTGAGCCTGCGCGTGGTGAACGAGCGCACCGGTGCCCGGCCGGCACGCGCGCCGGGGTTCGGGCTGACCGGGCTACGCGAGCGGATCGCGCTCGCCGGTGGCACCCTGACCGCGGGCAGCGAGGGGCGGGACTGGCGGGTGAGCGCGGAGGTGCCGGATGGCTGA
- a CDS encoding ABC transporter ATP-binding protein, which produces MLGPTSVRAPGDRVLLAVLRHDPPRLLLLVLTALVATTAGLLLPGALADAVDAAVAAERAWPKVLWLLTLGVSEIVADVAAVVITARVTAGAAAWLRRRLTRRLTGLGARSPFVAGDAVSRVTTDCAGAGEIASILVQLCSAVVVSTGAIVLLALLDWRLAAVFLGSVPIALLLARSHLRLTAADVLSYQQVSGDLSARLLDAVGGLRTIAASGTAEREAARVLRPLPLLAAAGIGMWRTQARMVWRAGLLLPAVQLGVLTAAGFGVLAGRLSIGDVLAALGYVVLGMSLVQQIPLLTTLSRARGCGTRLAEVLDSPLPPDGDRPLPAGQGEIELRGVGVDGALDGIDLTVPAGSSMAVVGRSGAGKTALAAVLGGLRPPDRGEVLLHGAPVAQLPAEQVRAAVGHAFERPALLGATVQDAVAYGSWAGPSAVREACRAAQVHDLVVRLPDGYRTPLEETPLSGGEAQRLGLARALVRKPRLLVLDEATGSLDTVTERMVEDAIESSLPTGSRVVVTHRAGTARRADRVLWLEEGRVRACAPHAELWSEPEYRAVFTEDETDTP; this is translated from the coding sequence GTGTTGGGACCAACGAGCGTGCGTGCGCCCGGTGACCGGGTGTTGCTCGCGGTCCTGCGACATGACCCCCCTCGGTTACTCCTTCTCGTGCTCACGGCCCTGGTCGCCACGACGGCCGGGCTGCTACTGCCGGGTGCGCTCGCCGACGCCGTCGACGCGGCGGTCGCGGCCGAGCGCGCCTGGCCCAAGGTGCTCTGGCTGCTCACCCTCGGGGTCTCCGAGATCGTCGCCGACGTGGCCGCCGTGGTGATCACCGCCAGGGTGACGGCCGGCGCGGCCGCGTGGCTGCGCCGCAGGCTCACCCGGCGGCTGACCGGCCTCGGCGCCCGCTCGCCCTTCGTCGCGGGCGACGCGGTCAGCAGGGTGACCACCGACTGCGCGGGAGCCGGCGAGATCGCCTCGATCCTGGTGCAACTGTGCTCGGCCGTGGTCGTCTCCACCGGCGCGATCGTGCTGCTTGCCCTGCTGGACTGGCGGTTGGCCGCGGTGTTTCTCGGCAGTGTGCCGATCGCGCTCCTGCTTGCCCGCTCCCACCTGCGGCTCACCGCCGCCGACGTGCTCTCCTACCAGCAGGTCTCCGGTGACCTCTCGGCCCGGCTGCTGGACGCCGTCGGCGGGCTGCGCACCATCGCGGCCTCCGGCACCGCGGAACGGGAGGCCGCCAGGGTGCTGCGCCCGCTGCCCCTGCTGGCCGCAGCCGGGATCGGCATGTGGCGCACCCAGGCCCGGATGGTCTGGCGTGCCGGGCTGCTGCTGCCCGCGGTCCAGCTCGGCGTGCTCACCGCCGCGGGCTTCGGGGTGCTCGCCGGCAGGCTCTCGATCGGCGATGTGCTCGCCGCGCTCGGCTACGTGGTCCTCGGTATGAGCCTTGTCCAGCAGATCCCGTTACTCACCACGCTGTCCAGGGCACGCGGCTGCGGCACCCGGCTGGCCGAGGTGCTGGACTCCCCGCTGCCGCCGGACGGCGACCGGCCGTTGCCGGCCGGCCAGGGCGAGATCGAGCTACGCGGGGTCGGGGTGGACGGCGCGCTGGACGGCATAGACCTCACCGTGCCCGCCGGGAGCAGCATGGCCGTGGTGGGCAGGTCGGGGGCGGGCAAGACGGCGCTGGCCGCGGTGCTCGGGGGGTTGCGGCCACCGGACCGGGGCGAAGTGCTGCTGCACGGGGCCCCGGTGGCTCAGCTCCCCGCCGAACAGGTACGCGCCGCCGTCGGCCACGCCTTCGAACGGCCCGCGCTGCTCGGCGCGACCGTGCAGGACGCGGTGGCCTACGGGAGCTGGGCCGGCCCGTCCGCGGTGCGCGAGGCCTGCCGCGCCGCGCAGGTGCACGACCTGGTGGTGCGGCTACCGGACGGCTACCGCACCCCGCTGGAGGAGACCCCGCTCTCCGGCGGGGAGGCGCAGCGACTCGGCCTGGCGCGGGCGCTGGTCCGCAAACCCCGGCTGCTGGTGCTGGACGAGGCCACCGGCAGCCTGGACACCGTCACCGAGCGCATGGTGGAGGACGCCATCGAGTCGAGCCTGCCAACCGGGAGCAGGGTGGTGGTGACGCACCGGGCGGGTACCGCGCGCCGTGCCGACCGGGTGTTGTGGCTGGAGGAAGGCCGGGTACGGGCCTGCGCCCCGCACGCCGAGCTGTGGTCCGAGCCCGAGTACCGGGCCGTGTTCACCGAGGACGAGACGGATACACCGTGA
- a CDS encoding cold-shock protein, translating to MTQGTVKWFNSEKGFGFITPDQGDGDVFVHYSEIKGNGFRTLEENARVEFEIGQGQKGPQATSVSVI from the coding sequence ATGACGCAGGGCACCGTTAAGTGGTTCAACTCCGAGAAGGGCTTCGGTTTCATCACCCCCGACCAGGGCGACGGGGACGTCTTCGTGCACTACTCGGAGATCAAGGGCAACGGCTTCCGGACCCTGGAGGAGAACGCCCGCGTTGAGTTCGAGATCGGCCAGGGCCAGAAGGGCCCGCAGGCCACCTCGGTCAGCGTCATCTGA
- a CDS encoding acyl-CoA thioesterase — MQPSYPHWETVPTRWKDNDVYGHMNNAVHYSIMDTVINTWLIREGGLDIHDGDTIGLCVESRCNYHAATAFPESLAVGLRVGKLGGSSVRYEVGIHRQDRETVVAEGHFVHVFVDRETRRPRPISGRLRDSLAALLVEPG; from the coding sequence ATGCAGCCCTCCTACCCGCACTGGGAAACCGTGCCCACCCGGTGGAAGGACAACGATGTCTACGGGCACATGAACAACGCCGTGCACTACTCGATCATGGACACGGTCATCAACACCTGGCTGATCCGCGAGGGTGGCCTGGACATCCACGACGGGGACACGATCGGCCTGTGTGTCGAGTCGCGCTGCAACTACCACGCCGCGACGGCCTTCCCCGAGTCGCTGGCGGTAGGGCTGCGGGTCGGCAAGCTCGGCGGGTCCAGCGTGCGGTACGAGGTCGGCATCCACCGGCAGGACCGGGAGACCGTGGTCGCCGAGGGGCACTTCGTGCACGTGTTCGTGGACAGGGAGACCCGCAGGCCACGCCCGATCAGCGGGCGGCTGCGCGACTCGCTGGCAGCGCTGCTGGTGGAACCCGGGTGA